The DNA sequence CCGGGTATAGCCATATTAAAAGGCTTATATTTTTGATTTCCCATTATGCTTATTGATTTGAAATTATCATTTTCGTATTGTATATTCTGTTTATCCAGCCACCACATTGTTATTTCCGCATATGGAACCTCATACAGCCTGGTTAATTCAATCCGGCTGTCGGACTGACATAAGGGCAGCCCGATAAGCAAAGATGAAAGGTATTGTGATGTAATCCCGTCAAGTTCGGTCTTTCCTCCTTGCAATCTCCCTTTTACAACAACCGGTGGCATTCCGTTATTTCTTGTCGTAAACACATCTGCACCAAGATTGTTCAATGCCTGTACCAGAGGGCCAACCGGTCTTTTCAGTATCTGATGATCTCCTGTAAAAACAGAACATCCCTCACCAAGAGCTGCAGCTGTTAAAGCAAAATTAATTGATGTACCGGAATTTCCTACATTTATCACATCTGCCGGAATCCCAGGCCTGCCATTAAAGCCTTCAATACGAAAGCTGCTGCCGTTGATATCGATCTTTGCACCTAACGCTCTGCACACATTTACTGCCGATAATGCATCATTAGAAATTAGTGGATTTGATATTTCAGATATACCCTCTGCAAGACTTGCAATAAACAAAGCCCTTATAGTATGTGATTTCGAACCGGGTATTACTACTTCTCCACTAGTCTTGGATTTATTCACTCTCAATAACATATCAAAACCCCTCTACCATGCTACATATTTAGACTAAACATAATGGATAGAACAATGATTTATTTATCCGATCCACAACGCTATTTCTTACTGAAGAAACCGGGATTCAAACCCAAGCAGTCTGAGAAATTCATTTATTATGCAAGTTTTCAGATCAATACCTATCCGGGTTCCTTGTTTTTATATTAATATACTCTAAAAACCAAGTCAATTGATTTAGCACGATAAACCAGTTTAAATCCCATTCTTTAACCATATACTGCAAGTTTCTGTATAACTTTACAACCAATCAAGTATCAATCAAACCGGTGCCTTAGGTTTATTAGCCTGTAAGCAAGATACTATCAAATTTTTCTGGATTTTTGTATTATAAGTTTCTATAATGATAAAATAGAAGTATAAATATACCTTTTTTGTATACTGCTGAACGGATTTTTTCTAACTACTTCAGGCTAAAATATGTATACCGTCTGAAATAGAAGCATCCGGTTTTGTTTTGTCAGAATAAATAATAACATGAACATGGAGATTTATGATGAAAGAGATAGAACTTATTGCAACATCCGCCGCCGGCGTTGAAGCCGTAGCTAAATCAGAAGTAATAAAGCTAGGATTTAAGGGCGTAACAGTTGAAAATGGAAAAATTATGTTTAAAGGAGACATATCAAGTATCCCAAAAGCCAATCTTTGGCTTAGAACTGCCGACAGAGTACTTTTGAAAATAGGAGAGTTTGAAGCATTGTCCTTTGAAGAATTGTTTGAGAAAACAAAAGCTCTCCCATGGGATGAGTGGATAACAAAGGACGGAAAATTCACTGTACTGGGCAAATCAGTAAAATCAAAACTATTTAGCATATCCGATTGCCAGGCTATAGTAAAAAAAGCTGTAGTAGAAAAGTTAAAATCAAAGTACGAAGTTGAATGGTTTAAGGAAACAGGCCCGGAATATACCATACAAGTATCCTTACTTAAGGATATCGCAACTTTAACAATAGATACAAGCGGCACAGCACTACACAAGAGAGGATATAGGGCTAAAAACGTAGAAGCCCCAATCAAAGAGACTTTGGCTGCAGCAATGATACTGATAAGTTATTGGAACAAAGACAGAACACTTCTTGATTGTTTCTGCGGCTCAGGTACTATTCCTATAGAAGCTGCTCTTATAGGAAAAAATATTGCACCCGGTCTTAACAGAAGTTTTGCATCAGAGGCTTGGCCGGTTATAGACAAACAATTATGGAAACAGGAAAAAGTCAATGCCCTGAAAGCCATAAATCAGGATATAAAACTTAATATATTTGCATCCGATATAGATGCTAATGCTATTAAGCTTGCAAAAGAAAACTCTGCGGAAGCAGGCGTGGATGATTGTATAAAGTTTTTTGCTAAAGATTTTAAGGATGTAAGCATTAGCGACAATTATGGAGTTATTATTTCCAATCCCCCATACGGTGAAAGACTGGGTGAAAGAGGAGCAGTAGAGAATCTTTACAAGGATATGGGAAGGGCTTTTTCAAAATACGATACCTGGTCGAAATATGTTTTAAGCCCCATGGAGGAGTTTGAAAAGCTCTTTGGCAAAAAAGCAGATAAAAAACGCAAATTTTATAATGGAAATATTAAGGTTGATTATTACCAGTTTTTTGGCCCAAAATCTCCTGGATGAGCTGCATGATTTATTTGCTCCATATATAGCCAGTTGACATCAATGTACTTTCTTCAATACAATAGACATATAACTTAATACTAACAATGGCGTTTCGTTACATAACGGCATGTAACAATTGATACAGGCTCTTATTATGAGCTTCGTATCCAATCAGTCACAAACTGCAAAGGCGTATTTTACCTTGTGATAAGGTAAAATACGCCTTTTATTTATATTTTTTATTTCTAAAACATTGTCAAAATGAAGAGGTGGGTGTATATGATCAATTGTGAGGCTTTTATAAATAATGCTATTGAATTCTGTCTGAAATCTTTAAAAGGTTACTCTGATACAAATGAAATAGTAAATTGCCTTACTACTCACAATAGTTTGCTCCACAGCAGATTCAGATATTCCATAGCCCGGGATATAGCAAAGCTTCTTTTTTCCATATACCCTGATCATGTAAAAGCCGTAAAGCTTTATGGCAGCACTATGGAATACACTGCAGGCGTCTTTTCCGATATAGATATCGTGATCCATGTCAATCATTTCAGCAATGAAATGCATGATACTATAAAAACCCTCAACCTGGAACTTTCTGAGAAATACTTCATACTGATCGGGAAAGCTCCCGAAGAGTGGAGTTATTTTATAGATATACACGTTATTAATAGTGATCCTAGCCAAAAAGCCCTCTCATCCCGTGCTTACCTTGAATACATATTACATAATGAATCAATAGAAATCAGCTGAAAAGACAGAATCTATCAGAAAAAAGGCTGCCACAACAGGCTTATTTCAGGGTACTCATCCTTACATGCAAGTACCCTGAAATAGTACTTGCTGTTAGTGTATATTGCAATCCTTACTTACTGTTATATCTGTCGCTGCCGAAGGGCTCTTTGCTTCATCCCTTGTAATCTGCAGTATTTCCAGCATCGTAGCACCTCCGGTGACAGCTTCTGTAAACTCATTTAGAAGGGATAGTGCATTCATATCATCTGAATACTTATTAATTATTTTTTTGATATCGCTAAAGAGCTGTTCCTCATCGTTAGCATTTATTTCATCTTTTAACATTTCAGCAAAAATAATAGAAATATTGCACACATCATTTTCCATACTTTCAAGCTCGGAAATC is a window from the Clostridia bacterium genome containing:
- a CDS encoding nucleotidyltransferase domain-containing protein, whose product is MINCEAFINNAIEFCLKSLKGYSDTNEIVNCLTTHNSLLHSRFRYSIARDIAKLLFSIYPDHVKAVKLYGSTMEYTAGVFSDIDIVIHVNHFSNEMHDTIKTLNLELSEKYFILIGKAPEEWSYFIDIHVINSDPSQKALSSRAYLEYILHNESIEIS
- a CDS encoding class I SAM-dependent RNA methyltransferase, producing the protein MKEIELIATSAAGVEAVAKSEVIKLGFKGVTVENGKIMFKGDISSIPKANLWLRTADRVLLKIGEFEALSFEELFEKTKALPWDEWITKDGKFTVLGKSVKSKLFSISDCQAIVKKAVVEKLKSKYEVEWFKETGPEYTIQVSLLKDIATLTIDTSGTALHKRGYRAKNVEAPIKETLAAAMILISYWNKDRTLLDCFCGSGTIPIEAALIGKNIAPGLNRSFASEAWPVIDKQLWKQEKVNALKAINQDIKLNIFASDIDANAIKLAKENSAEAGVDDCIKFFAKDFKDVSISDNYGVIISNPPYGERLGERGAVENLYKDMGRAFSKYDTWSKYVLSPMEEFEKLFGKKADKKRKFYNGNIKVDYYQFFGPKSPG
- the aroA gene encoding 3-phosphoshikimate 1-carboxyvinyltransferase translates to MLLRVNKSKTSGEVVIPGSKSHTIRALFIASLAEGISEISNPLISNDALSAVNVCRALGAKIDINGSSFRIEGFNGRPGIPADVINVGNSGTSINFALTAAALGEGCSVFTGDHQILKRPVGPLVQALNNLGADVFTTRNNGMPPVVVKGRLQGGKTELDGITSQYLSSLLIGLPLCQSDSRIELTRLYEVPYAEITMWWLDKQNIQYENDNFKSISIMGNQKYKPFNMAIPGDFSSATFFMVLAAISGSEFKLGNLDMTDPQGDKSVLSILESMGTKVRYENGEVIIKGGELKGREIDMNSIPDALPAMAVAGCFADGETRLVNVPQARMKETDRIHVMCEELKRMGADIMELPDGLVIRSSKLRGCRVGGHDDHRIVMALAIAGLNIEDETVIDTAEAMSVTFPEFVEYIRACGGNIKLIEEGIHGK